In a genomic window of Fibrobacter sp. UWT2:
- a CDS encoding pyrimidine 5'-nucleotidase, producing MVWLFDYDLTLYGTEERCVINSLDHRISLFVQKTVGGDFESAHKIRTDYLERFGTTLAGLMAMNNTDPDDFFDFIHVPDFLTYPKKAPEKLALLQSLKGPRFVFTNGRHDWSEAGMAHMGIDSAIDGVFDLKQLDWVGKPHDSAYVKMEKWLAEKLAGMGVAYPENPKEIVLLEDSLRNLEPAHRRGWTTIFVNPTTDTPNWVDFHIPHLMNLADLKL from the coding sequence ATGGTTTGGCTGTTTGACTACGACTTGACTCTATACGGAACCGAGGAGCGGTGTGTCATCAATTCGCTGGACCACCGGATTTCTCTGTTTGTGCAAAAAACAGTCGGCGGCGATTTCGAATCGGCGCATAAGATTCGTACTGATTATTTAGAACGGTTCGGAACGACTCTTGCAGGCCTGATGGCCATGAACAATACGGATCCCGACGATTTCTTCGACTTTATCCATGTGCCGGATTTTTTGACTTACCCTAAGAAAGCTCCTGAAAAGTTGGCCTTGTTGCAAAGCTTGAAAGGCCCGCGATTCGTGTTTACGAACGGCCGTCACGATTGGAGCGAAGCGGGGATGGCGCATATGGGGATCGATTCGGCGATTGATGGAGTTTTTGACCTGAAACAGTTGGATTGGGTCGGTAAACCGCACGATAGCGCCTATGTGAAAATGGAAAAGTGGCTGGCCGAAAAGCTTGCTGGCATGGGCGTAGCCTATCCCGAAAATCCAAAGGAAATCGTGCTGCTTGAAGATTCACTCCGTAACTTGGAGCCGGCTCATCGACGCGGCTGGACCACGATTTTCGTGAATCCGACCACAGATACCCCCAATTGGGTGGATTTTCATATTCCGCATCTAATGAATTTGGCGGATTTAAAACTTTAA
- a CDS encoding deoxyguanosinetriphosphate triphosphohydrolase, giving the protein MLQWDTLLSATRYGHPADLDPNRSDFHRDYDRIVFSTAFRRLGRKTQVHPFSVNDHVHSRLTHSIEVSSVGRSLAITVYHLIKKYLPKYINEYHFGTIVQSACLAHDIGNPPFGHAGEAAIREWFRKNCNSAPLRDLNDTEIADFENFDGNAQGHRILSKLEYHFLDGGMRLTYATLGAMIKYPQLAKFGSPTSLFATEADLYRVTAYTLGIPEVETGKWVRHPLVYLMEAADDICYSILDVEDAIELGILSYGDVRGMFSYLCGPDVDIDREFQENGQNFRDFLSSVRGRAIQNLIDDVAVTFVNNYEAIMSGERVKHLTNLSKSDVMEGIRIAKRLGVERIYPDRRKTELEVGSYTTLATVLDAFINGVYDFRLNGNNSYRADRIVRLIGQAKIGQSVTVAEAYHQVLDFVSGMTDNYATYLARQIGGLAMGY; this is encoded by the coding sequence ATGCTTCAATGGGATACTTTGCTTTCTGCGACGCGCTACGGGCACCCTGCTGATTTGGACCCGAACCGTTCCGATTTCCATCGCGATTACGACCGCATTGTTTTTTCGACGGCATTTAGACGCCTTGGCCGCAAGACTCAGGTGCACCCGTTCTCGGTGAACGATCACGTGCATAGCCGCTTGACGCATAGTATTGAAGTGTCGAGCGTGGGTCGCAGCCTTGCCATTACGGTGTATCACCTGATTAAAAAGTATCTGCCCAAGTACATTAACGAATACCATTTCGGTACGATTGTGCAGTCGGCATGCTTGGCTCATGATATCGGTAACCCGCCTTTTGGTCACGCGGGCGAAGCTGCTATTCGCGAATGGTTCCGCAAGAATTGCAATTCCGCTCCGCTTCGCGACCTGAACGATACCGAAATCGCCGATTTTGAAAATTTCGACGGTAACGCCCAAGGTCACCGCATTTTGAGCAAGCTGGAATACCACTTTTTGGATGGTGGCATGCGCTTGACTTATGCGACGCTGGGCGCCATGATCAAGTACCCGCAACTTGCAAAGTTCGGTTCGCCCACAAGCTTGTTCGCGACTGAAGCTGACCTTTACCGCGTTACAGCTTATACGCTGGGTATTCCCGAAGTGGAAACGGGCAAGTGGGTGCGTCACCCGCTGGTGTATTTGATGGAAGCCGCCGATGATATTTGCTACAGCATCTTGGATGTAGAAGATGCCATTGAACTGGGTATTTTGAGCTACGGCGATGTTCGTGGTATGTTCAGCTACCTGTGCGGCCCCGATGTGGATATTGACCGCGAATTTCAGGAAAATGGCCAGAACTTCCGCGACTTCTTGAGCAGCGTTCGTGGCCGTGCCATCCAGAACTTGATAGACGATGTTGCCGTGACGTTTGTGAACAACTACGAAGCAATCATGAGTGGCGAACGAGTCAAGCATTTGACGAATCTTTCCAAGTCCGACGTGATGGAAGGCATCCGCATTGCAAAGCGCCTTGGCGTGGAACGCATTTATCCGGATCGTCGCAAGACCGAACTTGAAGTTGGTAGCTACACGACGCTTGCCACGGTGCTTGACGCCTTTATCAATGGCGTTTACGACTTCCGCTTGAATGGCAACAATTCTTACCGCGCCGACCGCATTGTGCGACTCATCGGTCAGGCGAAAATTGGTCAGAGTGTGACGGTTGCTGAAGCGTACCACCAAGTGCTCGACTTTGTGAGCGGCATGACGGATAACTACGCCACCTATCTTGCTCGCCAAATCGGCGGCCTTGCCATGGGATACTAA
- a CDS encoding cytochrome c biogenesis protein yields MKKISSFIYRLSSLKFTAVLLVAFLLLTFWGVLAQANVESAGYSASIAVDRFFGSYFIWILGVVPLPAFKGLALLAAVNVAASLAFRMPRGLKNAGLWLMHIALLVLLVGGVAGSEIKREYNGFATMLPSKNRIENVKFFEVSDSLRLAPVREGRRILENHWPYYVQYRGNVDMEPDKKVAMYKAFYDPLHFVPYAFTVLFLLGAALHYAVKVRGSRKSSSCVATKIVALVALAMLALPTNVRADEIPSDALIWFSVGRETPVIVEGELRPFDSFARGFLDDLSGRVTYKCRENDFCEGKIPAVHIVEWIKDLSEKTKDLALFKVLRSDVLDALQLPSEARYVSYAELAPSRDLLKLYASRDDNHPATVEMRRLYSNFLQYEAIKNGTAFTVVDAASSQYAAVDKGRLATEVFYHKANFALWGFIISFIACLLASLNQLFKSRKLDVAANGLCVASTAVLTTMLALRTYVAMRPPMSNLYEIVLLVALLLMAFESGAFLFCKNRTYALMVPVVLMATALLFFAKFVLEVGDTFQPIPTVLNSSVFLTVHVFTIALGFAGMILSGIVSHLVLFRGNAALPSVEQPKGSPLYSLLYGTLVFGAVFTVVGTLLGGVWADFAWGRFWGFDPKECGALFVILWAMLALHLRAGRMVSARGFALMNCFNVIVTFLCWFGVNLLGVGLHSYGFQSGSVIWLVAFVVVDLIVITFLAKKARPDTNH; encoded by the coding sequence TTGAAAAAAATCTCGTCGTTTATCTATCGTCTCTCGTCGCTAAAATTTACGGCTGTACTTCTAGTCGCCTTTTTGTTGCTGACGTTTTGGGGTGTACTGGCTCAGGCGAATGTCGAATCGGCTGGATATTCTGCATCGATTGCGGTGGATCGCTTTTTTGGTAGCTATTTCATCTGGATTTTAGGAGTGGTGCCGCTGCCGGCCTTTAAGGGGCTTGCCTTGTTGGCGGCTGTGAATGTGGCCGCGTCCTTGGCGTTCCGCATGCCTCGCGGATTAAAGAATGCGGGGCTGTGGCTGATGCATATCGCGTTGCTGGTGCTGCTCGTCGGTGGTGTCGCCGGGAGCGAAATCAAGCGGGAATATAACGGCTTTGCAACTATGTTGCCGTCGAAGAACCGCATAGAAAACGTGAAATTCTTCGAAGTTTCCGACAGTTTGAGATTGGCGCCGGTCCGTGAGGGAAGGCGAATCCTTGAAAATCACTGGCCCTACTATGTGCAATACCGCGGAAACGTCGATATGGAACCTGATAAAAAGGTGGCGATGTATAAGGCGTTTTACGATCCGCTGCATTTTGTGCCTTACGCATTTACGGTATTGTTCTTGCTGGGGGCGGCGTTGCATTATGCGGTAAAGGTGCGTGGATCGCGGAAGTCTTCATCTTGTGTGGCAACAAAAATCGTGGCGCTTGTTGCGCTGGCGATGCTTGCCTTGCCGACGAATGTGCGTGCTGATGAAATTCCTAGCGATGCCTTGATATGGTTCTCGGTGGGCCGAGAAACTCCGGTGATTGTGGAAGGTGAATTGCGCCCGTTCGATTCTTTTGCTCGGGGATTTCTCGATGACTTGAGTGGCCGCGTTACTTACAAGTGCCGGGAAAATGATTTTTGCGAAGGAAAAATCCCTGCCGTACATATTGTCGAATGGATAAAGGATTTATCAGAAAAAACAAAGGATCTTGCTCTTTTCAAAGTCCTGCGTAGCGACGTTTTGGACGCTCTGCAATTGCCGTCCGAGGCGCGTTATGTGAGCTATGCGGAATTGGCTCCGTCGCGCGATTTGCTGAAACTTTATGCGAGCCGTGACGATAACCATCCGGCGACGGTTGAAATGCGCCGACTTTACTCAAATTTCTTGCAGTATGAGGCGATAAAGAATGGAACTGCATTTACGGTGGTAGACGCGGCGTCATCGCAGTATGCGGCTGTCGATAAGGGGCGCCTTGCGACTGAAGTATTTTACCATAAGGCGAATTTTGCCTTGTGGGGCTTTATCATCTCTTTCATTGCGTGTCTGCTGGCTTCGCTGAATCAGCTTTTCAAGTCGCGAAAGCTAGATGTGGCGGCGAATGGCTTGTGCGTTGCTTCTACTGCCGTCTTGACGACGATGCTTGCGCTCCGCACTTACGTGGCGATGCGTCCGCCGATGTCTAATTTATATGAAATTGTGTTACTGGTGGCGTTACTTTTGATGGCGTTTGAGTCAGGAGCTTTTTTATTCTGCAAGAACCGTACTTATGCGTTGATGGTTCCTGTAGTTCTGATGGCAACAGCGCTTCTGTTTTTTGCGAAGTTCGTGCTGGAAGTAGGTGATACGTTCCAACCGATTCCAACGGTGCTGAATTCTTCGGTGTTCCTGACGGTTCATGTGTTTACGATTGCGCTCGGGTTTGCGGGGATGATTCTATCAGGAATAGTTTCTCATTTGGTGTTGTTCCGTGGAAATGCGGCGTTACCTTCCGTAGAACAGCCCAAAGGCTCGCCACTTTACTCGCTGTTGTATGGAACGCTTGTCTTTGGCGCCGTATTTACGGTCGTCGGAACGTTGCTGGGCGGGGTGTGGGCTGATTTTGCCTGGGGGCGCTTCTGGGGCTTTGACCCGAAGGAATGTGGCGCCTTGTTCGTGATTCTTTGGGCGATGCTTGCGCTCCATTTGCGTGCCGGGCGTATGGTGTCTGCCCGTGGCTTTGCGCTGATGAATTGTTTTAACGTGATTGTCACGTTCCTTTGCTGGTTCGGCGTGAACCTGCTCGGCGTGGGCTTGCACAGTTACGGATTCCAGAGTGGTTCGGTGATTTGGCTTGTTGCATTTGTAGTGGTGGATCTGATAGTAATCACATTCCTCGCTAAAAAGGCGCGTCCCGATACTAACCACTAA
- a CDS encoding metallophosphoesterase, with protein sequence MTNSLDFIGDVHGHCDELRALLKKLGYVESNGAYRYPGNERTVVFLGDYVDRGSKVRETLNLVRAMRDAGTAVALMGNHEFNMLSFWQKNGAGGGHFLHRFKDGFLREHSFNKIAIHSRTVSDFVGRKQEFLDALEFVKTLPIYLETDSFRAQHACFDGAAVEALRRENITCFADGNFDELIARANDEDFEYEDSLFVPMSTLLKGPEMPLPVGEYFTDAEGVRRVKTRIAWWVNPAKASFGELSFQPGVSMDVQADVLPQVRQRNYYGETERPVFFGHYWLTGLPKLIRDNVCCLDFSVAGYRGNGRLVAYRFDGEQKLDDRKFVWVEANSL encoded by the coding sequence ATGACGAATTCCTTGGATTTTATCGGTGATGTTCATGGGCATTGTGATGAACTGCGGGCTTTGCTAAAAAAGCTGGGCTATGTGGAATCAAATGGTGCCTACCGTTATCCGGGAAATGAACGTACGGTGGTGTTTTTGGGCGATTATGTGGATCGCGGCTCCAAGGTGCGTGAAACGCTGAACCTGGTGCGTGCGATGCGGGATGCTGGAACCGCCGTTGCCCTTATGGGAAACCATGAATTCAATATGCTTTCGTTCTGGCAAAAGAATGGGGCCGGTGGCGGACATTTTCTGCATCGCTTTAAGGATGGCTTTTTACGGGAACATAGCTTCAACAAGATTGCCATTCATTCACGGACGGTGTCCGATTTTGTAGGTCGAAAGCAGGAATTCCTAGATGCTTTGGAATTCGTAAAGACTTTGCCGATTTACCTGGAGACAGATTCCTTTAGAGCCCAGCACGCCTGCTTTGACGGGGCTGCCGTCGAGGCTTTAAGGCGTGAAAACATTACCTGCTTTGCCGATGGCAATTTCGATGAATTGATCGCTCGGGCCAATGACGAAGATTTTGAATACGAAGACAGCCTTTTTGTACCCATGAGTACGCTTTTAAAGGGCCCCGAGATGCCCTTGCCCGTAGGAGAATACTTTACCGATGCCGAGGGCGTGCGTCGCGTAAAGACCCGTATAGCTTGGTGGGTGAATCCAGCAAAGGCAAGTTTCGGCGAGCTGAGTTTTCAGCCTGGGGTTTCGATGGATGTGCAGGCGGATGTCTTGCCGCAAGTGCGTCAGCGGAATTATTACGGCGAAACCGAACGCCCCGTATTCTTTGGACATTATTGGCTGACCGGGCTTCCGAAATTGATTCGCGATAACGTATGCTGTTTGGATTTTAGTGTGGCCGGTTATCGCGGGAATGGCCGTTTGGTGGCGTACCGTTTTGACGGCGAACAGAAACTGGATGACCGAAAGTTTGTGTGGGTCGAGGCGAATTCCCTTTGA
- a CDS encoding class I SAM-dependent methyltransferase gives MNIWELLTSDKTLDFIKEALVRKMDALQVSTRLNKDGYSNEERAVIMDYMALVPKFREKFFAESERKEKFLLCDKLALEQSTAQDIGRWKANLWPGEGSVNDLCCGMGGDSFFLPANLKVTGIDLDENRLAMYRYNQQAFDKTVDTRCADVREVARGNDSNGNQGTDFFTIDPARRALEGENQRDLRNLTPTLEEVVEISKHYKGGMAKLPPGYPPAEIPDGTEIIYIGGHSDCRECLVLFGELAQNPDTVRAVIVNKTGKALAQWSRKRDRSTETLDDDLQEKLDKNDSLEGKDRTYRTATSKSDLPLGELGKYLSEPAPVLIRSHLFNAAALANDANARLISEGIAYVTSENPLPAPGFSCYEVLAHVEIATGAVRAMLKEHDVGKITLKLRGVKLDPDAEIKRLKPKGKKSAILFYTRACGEKVAILARKL, from the coding sequence ATGAACATTTGGGAACTGCTCACATCCGACAAAACCCTGGACTTTATCAAAGAAGCCCTTGTCCGCAAAATGGATGCTCTTCAGGTATCAACCCGTCTGAACAAAGACGGCTACAGCAACGAAGAACGGGCTGTTATCATGGATTACATGGCTCTTGTTCCCAAGTTCCGCGAAAAGTTTTTTGCCGAATCGGAGCGCAAAGAAAAATTCCTACTCTGCGACAAGCTAGCCCTGGAGCAAAGTACAGCCCAGGATATCGGCCGCTGGAAAGCAAACCTCTGGCCAGGCGAAGGCTCCGTAAACGATTTATGCTGCGGCATGGGCGGCGACAGTTTCTTTTTACCCGCCAACCTTAAAGTGACCGGTATCGACCTGGACGAAAATCGCCTGGCTATGTACCGCTACAACCAGCAGGCCTTCGACAAGACCGTCGATACGCGATGCGCCGACGTCCGAGAAGTCGCTCGCGGCAATGACTCCAACGGCAATCAAGGCACCGACTTTTTTACCATCGACCCGGCCCGTCGCGCCTTGGAAGGCGAAAACCAGCGGGACCTGCGCAACCTGACGCCCACACTTGAAGAAGTCGTAGAAATCAGCAAGCACTACAAGGGTGGTATGGCTAAGCTCCCTCCCGGCTACCCTCCAGCTGAAATTCCCGACGGCACCGAGATTATATATATAGGCGGGCACAGTGACTGTCGCGAATGCCTGGTGCTTTTTGGAGAACTCGCACAGAATCCGGATACGGTCCGAGCCGTCATCGTCAATAAGACCGGCAAAGCCCTTGCCCAGTGGAGTCGCAAGCGCGACCGTTCCACGGAGACCTTGGACGACGACCTTCAAGAAAAGCTGGACAAGAACGACAGCCTCGAAGGAAAAGATCGCACCTACCGCACCGCCACAAGCAAAAGCGACCTCCCCCTCGGAGAATTGGGGAAATACCTTTCGGAACCGGCGCCCGTACTCATCCGCAGCCACCTTTTCAACGCCGCAGCCCTCGCCAACGACGCAAACGCCCGCCTGATTTCGGAGGGAATCGCCTACGTGACCAGCGAAAACCCGCTCCCCGCACCAGGATTTTCTTGCTACGAAGTCCTCGCCCACGTCGAAATTGCAACAGGCGCCGTCCGCGCCATGCTCAAGGAACATGATGTCGGCAAAATCACTCTCAAGCTCCGCGGCGTAAAGCTGGACCCTGATGCAGAAATCAAGCGTTTAAAGCCCAAGGGCAAAAAATCCGCCATTCTTTTCTACACCCGCGCCTGTGGCGAAAAAGTCGCCATACTCGCAAGGAAGCTCTAA